Below is a genomic region from Nitrospiraceae bacterium.
CTGGCCCTTGCTCAGGGCGACTTCGGCTTCACGCAATTTGGCGAGGATCTGTTCGACGGTGTGACGGAAACGTGGCATATGGCCCTCCTTTTGGCCCGACCCTAACATACAGGGTGGACCGGATTAAGGGGGCTAGGTCAATTCACTTTCCAACAGGGTCGGGCTGAGTGCTGCGCAGTTGACTTTCACGAACGGCTTGTCGGCGCGGTCGGAATTGCGGTGAATGGCGTTCGCGACCAACTCCTTTCCCGTGCCGCTTTCTCCGAGAATCAGCACCGACTCGCGGGTCGAAGCGACTTTGCCGATCGTTTTGAACACCTCCAGCATTTCGGGTGTCTGTCCAACCAGTTCGTCTTGGACGAGGGGTTCGCTCTCTTCGTCGTTTGATAACGCCTGCACTTGCGCCACCAACGCCGTCTGTGCCAAAGCCCGTCGAACAGTGAACAAGACTTCGTCCAGATCGAACGGTTTGGTGATGTAGTCATAAGCTCCGAGTTTCATGGCCTCGATCGCCGCGCTGCTTCCACCCAAGGCCGTGATGACAATGACCGGTCTTTCGTCCAGCCGGTCCTGGTGATCTCTCAAGATATCCAGGCCGGTGCATCCGGGCATTTTCAGATCAAGCAGAACCAGCATGATGGAGGGGTCTTCTAACGCCTTGGAGGCGTCCATACCGTCCTCCGCCTCGACGACTCGATACCCCTCTGATTCCAGGAGCACACGGAGATTCCTCCGGATCACCCGGTCGTCGTCTGCAATGAGGATTGTGCCTGCGTCGTGGACTGGTGGCATGGCTCCTACCTGTTGGCTATCGGAAGGAGGATACGAAACGTTGCACCAGGGTGCGCGTCAGTTTCAAGTTCAATCTGCCCGCCGTGCTGGAGGACGATCTCACGGCACAGCGCCAATCCCAGCCCGGTCCCCTCCGGGCGTGTGGTGAAGAACGGCTCAAACAGATGCTCCCGGTCTTTGAGTGACATGCCGGGTCCGGTGTCTGCGATGGTGATCTCCACGGCCTGTGCCTGCCTTTGATGGCGAGTGCAGCAGCGAAGGTGTCCGCCGTTGGGCATAGTCTGGAGCGCGTTGGTCGCGAGGTTCAACAGCACTTGACGCAACGCAGCCGGAGATCCCGGGACGAGCGGCAATCCCGGTTCCAGATCGCACTCAAGGCTCACACTCTGGGGGGTGGCCTGCGCTTCCAACAACTTGATCGTCTCCGTAACCAAGTCGTTCACCTGAGTTGGACGTCGCTCCGCATGTTCTGTTCGTGAGAAGTGGAGAAGTCGGGTCAGAATGTCGTTTAGCCGTTCCGTTGCGTGCACGACCGCATCGATAGATCCCGCAACGTGAGCCTGATCAGGTA
It encodes:
- a CDS encoding response regulator, whose product is MPPVHDAGTILIADDDRVIRRNLRVLLESEGYRVVEAEDGMDASKALEDPSIMLVLLDLKMPGCTGLDILRDHQDRLDERPVIVITALGGSSAAIEAMKLGAYDYITKPFDLDEVLFTVRRALAQTALVAQVQALSNDEESEPLVQDELVGQTPEMLEVFKTIGKVASTRESVLILGESGTGKELVANAIHRNSDRADKPFVKVNCAALSPTLLESELT